One window from the genome of Palaemon carinicauda isolate YSFRI2023 chromosome 24, ASM3689809v2, whole genome shotgun sequence encodes:
- the LOC137618498 gene encoding GATA zinc finger domain-containing protein 14-like, with the protein MNPNTDIMNPNTDHRNPNTDIRNPNNYIRNPNTYIRNPNTNIRNPNTDISDIRNPNTDIRNPNTDSRNPSTNIMNPNTYHRNPNTDIMNPNTYHRNPNTDIMNPNTYHRNPNTDIMNPNTYHRNPNTDIMNPNTYHRNPNTDIMNPNTDIMNPNTYHRNPNTDIMNPNTYHRNPNTDNLNPNTDIRNPNTDIRNPNTDIRNPNTDIRNPNTYHRNPNTDIMNPNTYHRNPNTDIMNPNTDNRNPNTDIRNPYTDNMNPNTDIRNPNTDNRNPNTSIRNPNTYIRNPNTCIRNPNTDIRNPNTDIRNPSTNIRNPNTDIRNPNTDNRNPNTDIRNSYIDNMNLNTNIMNLDTDIMNPNTDIRNPYTDNMNPNTDIRNPNTDIRNPNTDIRNPNTDIRNPNTYHRNPNTDIRNPNTDIRNPNTYHRNPNTDIRNPNTDIRNPNTDIMNPNTYHRNPNTDIMNPNTDNRNPNTDNRNPNTSIRNPNTYIRNPNTCIRNPNTDIRNPNTDIRNPNICTII; encoded by the coding sequence ATGAATCCGAATACCGATATCATGAATCCGAACACCGATCACAGGAATCCGAACACTGATATCAGAAATCCAAACAATTATATCAGGAATCCGAATACCTATATCAGGAATCCGAACACCAATATCAGGAATCCGAACACTGATATCAGCGATATCAGGAATCCAAACACTGATATCAGGAATCCGAATACCGATAGCAGGAATCCGAGCACCAATATCATGAATCCGAACACCTATCACAGGAATCCGAACACCGACATCATGAATCCGAACACCTATCACAGGAATCCGAACACCGACATCATGAATCCGAACACATATCACAGGAATCCGAACACCGACATCATGAATCCGAACACCTATCACAGGAATCCGAACACCGACATCATGAATCCGAACACATATCACAGGAATCCGAACACCGACATCATGAATCCGAACACCGACATCATGAATCCGAACACCTATCACAGGAATCCGAACACCGACATCATGAATCCGAACACATATCACAGGAATCCGAACACCGACAACCTGAATCCGAACACCGACATCAGGAATCCGAACACCGACATCAGGAATCCGAACACCGATATCAGGAATCCGAACACCGATATCAGGAATCCGAACACCTATCACAGGAATCCGAACACCGACATCATGAATCCGAACACATATCACAGGAATCCGAACACCGACATCATGAATCCGAACACCGATAACAGGAATCCGAACACAGATATCAGGAATCCATACACTGACAACATGAATCCGAACACCGACATCAGGAATCCGAACACCGATAACAGGAATCCGAACACCAGTATCAGGAATCCGAATACCTATATCAGGAATCCGAATACCTGTATCAGGAATCCGAATACCGATATCAGGAATCCGAACACCGATATCAGGAATCCGAGCACCAATATCAGGAATCCGAACACTGATATCAGGAATCCGAATACCGATAACAGGAATCCGAACACAGATATCAGGAATTCATACATTGACAACATGAATCTGAATACCAATATCATGAATCTGGACACCGACATCATGAATCCGAACACAGATATCAGGAATCCATACACGGACAACATGAATCCGAACACCGACATCAGGAATCCGAACACCGACATCAGGAATCCGAACACCGATATCAGGAATCCGAACACCGATATCAGGAATCCGAACACCTATCACAGGAATCCGAACACCGACATCAGGAATCCGAACACCGATATCAGGAATCCGAACACCTATCACAGGAATCCGAACACCGACATCAGGAATCCGAACACCGATATCAGGAATCCGAACACCGACATCATGAATCCGAACACATATCACAGGAATCCGAACACTGACATCATGAATCCGAACACCGATAACAGGAATCCGAACACCGATAACAGGAATCCAAACACCAGTATCAGGAATCCGAATACCTATATCAGGAATCCGAATACCTGTATCAGGAATCCGAATACCGATATCAGGAATCCGAACACCGATATCAGGAATCCAAACATCTGCACCATCATTTAA